The Myripristis murdjan chromosome 4, fMyrMur1.1, whole genome shotgun sequence region CCTTTTAAGTTTTCATTCCTCAATCAACAGggcatttatttttccactggcTGCTGCCAAATTATTATGTTAGGCACACATGAGCATAATGCCAGATTAAACAATTTTGCTATTgtttgctgaaaaacaaaacaatgcatgcAGGGCCAGAAGTGAACTTAAGTGTACATAAGGTGAAGAAGTGAGGTCTGAAACTCACACAACAGCTCTCAAATTGCAGTCACCATCTGTTTCCTGCATCCTGTAGCTCTCCACGTTTTTCCTCACACTCTTTTTTATCCCCTTAGCATGGCCGAGACAGCAGTTGCCATATGAGCCTGGAGGAAGGACATAACTTTAGCCAGAAAGTTTGGCTTTAAAGGCGAAAGGAAGGAAAAGTCCCTCTTGAGGACAAATCAAACAATTTGTACACAATGTTTTAGTCAATAAACAGACATGCTAATGACTCTCAAGTGTATTCAGCAAAATGAgtccatttgtattttttttggaCTATCAAGTCCACAGTTTCATAAAAATAGAATAACTCTGTCACTACTGTATGTTATGCCAACTGATTAGGCTATTAATTGCAGTGATCGGCTTCGGGGGTGTTGGGTGCGCATCACCCTTTAAATCACAGACTGATATATCAGTATCTTCACAATGGGATACTAATATATCATTGAAGTCTGAGTAATAAGAGGAAACAAGTAATTTTTACTGCATGTACGAAAAACACCTCTGCAGTAATACTGTCACCCTAATCATTATTTCTGACGCTTATTGGTGATTTTTATTACTGGTGAGGAAATAAGTGACTTTAAATGACTGCACTAAACTAATTTGAGTGTGGCTTTCCCATTTTTGCCAAATATTGTGCAAAGATAACCCTATCAGAACAGTTCGGAACAGACATGCTCTAACCCTGAAGAAACTTCAAGTCCAGACAGATCACAGGGAGGTATGAAGTTTTGTGGTAAATGGTTTTGAACAGACAAAATATCGTTGTAGAAAAGAACAGTTTACTGACAACAGAACAGGAATGTGTATTATGAATGCATCCAACGCCAAATGCATCCAAAgccaaaattgcattttatattGTCTCTGCAAATGTGGTAAATGTGGAACTACAGATATGTTGCATGCATGAGCAAAGATACTAGCTCACATTGTGCACAGGGGAAATTCCTAAAAATATAGAGCTATTGGAATCATGCCTTGATCATGCTGATCAGTGTCTCTGGTGTGAAGCAGCTCCATGTCTGATCTGTTTTACCTACCTTGTGCCAGACTCAGGTACATGCAGGCGAGGAGCAGAAGGAAGAACAGGATCTGGAACTTCATGGCTGCTCTTGTTCTTGTGCGGTCcactacacacaaaaaaacaatttaaatacAGAGCAAAAGTGAAAATTGGAAACAGAGTCTCCTGCCCACATCCCTCCTTTTTGACTCTTGATAGCAATTTTTCCCACCATAAGCCTCTCCATCTGTGCACTGCTGGAAGAGAAGGGGGGGTATCAAAAACATTTACAACCTCCCTGGTTTCCAGATGTTTTATCTCACCAATACACAATGACGTGTTCAATGTAAGTGGTGTTTTATGGAAAccaagtgtgtttgtggttaATGTCGGCTGCAATTGTTCTCAGAAAACATCTTGTTTTCGTCAAAAGTGTTGAGCAAAATCGAAGttacaaaagcacaaaacataAACTGATGGTGTTGTTGCATAATGCCATTGAGATAGAAGAGAAACCCATACCTTCTTACACTCAGGATTTCACAAGCTGTCTTGGGAGTAGGAGCCGTTTATGCAGtcttgcctgtgtgtgcgtctgtgctCTTATAGCGCACATGTGTGTTCTGCCCTCCTCCCGTCACCAAGCCTGTCCTTTACCACTCCTccattcagatgttttttttttttttttttttttttttgtaattgctgGGAAGAAGTGAAACTTAATCACTGAATCTCAAAAGCCACTGTTTATCTTGGCTCAGTCCAACCAGTGATGATGACTGACAAACTATGAGCAGTTACCCCCCATTCTGCACTcccacacttccacacacagacagacacacacacacacacacacacacacacacacacacacacacacacacacacacacttttccccCTAGCCTGCCCCAGTCATCCCTCTTTACTTCCATTAACTCTCATGATTTCACCTCCCAAAAACTCAGGTACCTCTGGTGCAACAGCAACAGGCTGAGTTTACTACTCTAGAAGTCTCCCAGGGGATCATGATTTAGGTGCACGGCAATGTGGTGGGCTATTTTATCATTAGATTTATTGTTGGATCCCCCACATGAAATACTATCTTGCAAGAGGGAACACGTTGTTATGGGAAGCGTGATAAAGCCAAATCCCTTGGAGTGCACTTGGCTCCTTGCTATGGTTTCTGCAAGCACAGTTTAACTAGAAATACTGCAGCTTTCTGCACTCACATCAGGATATCATAACAGAGAGACAGTTTGGTAGACCCAAAGCAACTGGGCAGTTTGGATTAAGGTGAAATGTGGTCAGCGGTAgtggcatcagtgttgtaaCAGAATGCAAAGTGAAGGGAAGGCATtgtcttttttggaaaaatgaaagtaagTGTATAAGGAGCAATAgagtgttctctctctctctctctctctctctctctctctctttttttttttctgagagccATTGTATAGTGATACAAGGGGTATTTCTCACTGAGGGACATGGTAGAGTGAAAACTTAGTGAAGACAATGTCAAACATGGATTTGGTGTGCCAGCTGGGGCACCGGTGTGTAATGTCACACATTAATGACAGAAAAGTCATCAGTGGTGTTAAAAGTACTCAAATCATTTACTGTAGTATAACCAGtaacatcatagaaaaaaatatgtctAACCCTGTTAGACATGAAAATGGTAAAGAATGAGGAATGTCACTAAGTCCACAAAAGAATATAACTTAGAAATTGTTGGATCCCCCACAAGAAATACTATCTTGCAAGAGGGAACATGTTATGGGAAGCGTGATATATATAGGAGAGGCACAAAGCAGTTCAGGACAACTCTTAACtgtcataacccaaaatataagagcatttcgCTTCATTGCTGATGTTTTATGTGCATTTGAAAACAATAGATTCAGGacatgcatttcaaaatgttacatgggttattagtcttggcgTGAACCTGAGtggttttatccttcctcagcctcatccttaacattagtaCACAAATTGTGTCCTATTTAAAaccatagtctgcctttaagtaTGGTAATGTATGGTAGAGTGAAAACATACTGAGGACATAATATCATACCCAATGTCCCAGTTGGGACAACAAGGGGTGTAATGTGTTACCTTAGTGGCAGACAAGTCATTAACGGTGGTAAAAAGTTCTCATTCACTTaagtaaaaacagcaatatCATAATGGACAAACACACTGTTAGGCATAAAAAAACGCACTCAAAATTCTAGTTAAGTAAAAGTATTAGTGACATTAGTCGTAAAATATATTTCActatatgaaaaataaaagcggTGTACAATGCTTTCCCTCAGTGTAAATTTATGCGTGTTAACTAAACGCATTAAGTATGGTAATATTCTAACTGTGGCTGCTCCACATGTTATTGGCTTATTCCAGCTCTTTATGTGTTGCCCAAATCCTTATTTTGCAAAGTAGCCTGCACCGTTGCAGCCAAACGTGATAAATGTGGCGCAGTAAAAGTATTTTGATTCTCTTTGAAATGTCTCGGAGGGGGAACGTGTGTCCAGTGGCTCTGCAAGGACATGAGAAAATACAACATACTTTACCTCCATCTAGTGCTGGAAGCTGGACCTGCCCCTCGCTTGCTGCACACCGGGAGCCCGTTCCGTGAATCCACCCCTGGGCGGACACACTCCCCTCTCATCCCGGCCAGGTTTTACAGGCCGCTCGGTGACACCTCCAGCAGGCGTGGCTGAGCGGCCGCTGCCATAACAGCCACTACGCAGCCCCGGTCCGGCAAGTCAATAAACATTGGTTGCAAGTCATTCtgactagattttttttttggcagttgcGTAGCCGGAGGACGGACGTGCTTTCGGTGTTGTCCAGCAACTCGACACACAGCAAACCAGCGTAAAAACGGGATTAAAGCGCAGGCTTCGTGTCCCACTCGTTGAATGACACAGTTTAGCAACTTGTTAGCAGCGTAGAGAAACCTCATGGATACTCAGAACAGCAACGTGAACGCCACTGCGAAGACGCTGTTAAACCATGCTAAGACTCTGAGGCTCCACACGGGGAATCTAGTGAACCGAAGTCGCCTAAAGAAGAAGTGTCCATCCTCACCCAGCGAGGAGGTGAGACAGGCGCAGGCACAGTGAGAGCTAGAGCCGCCGGGGTGCCCATGTGCGGCGGTGCCGGTGAGGTGTTTGGTGCCGGAGCTGCCCGTGTAGCCCATTAGCATTGCGTAAGGTTAGCAGGTTACTCTAGCTACCATGCCAGAGAACTTAGCTACCATGACAGGGTTATTAATTATCAGCCTTGTAGCCATAATTAATTTGACATATGGTCAgaccaggagaggagaggcccAAAGGAATGTTTGTAGACAGCCAAATTACCAAATTACACCTGTCGAGTCATTTTAGCCTCAAGTGGAGTAATTCATCAAGCAGGAAAATCATGTAACGTATGATGTAATGTGTGTTTACACCCATGTGGCCTAAACAGGTAATATAATTTTATGCTGTGACATGAAGTGAATGATTTACTGAGGATAATCATTAGAAGGAGCTGGGCGTGATTCCGACTAAACATTGGAGTGCTCATCATTTCATAAAGGTCCaatttgttggtgttgttggttaCTTGGCACAGCTACTTACTTAGTACATAGTACTACAGCACCAGTAGTGGAAGGCTGCAACATGTGACAGTCACCATGTGGAGATGCTGGGATGAATGGGACACTGACTATCACTCTTCAACACCTGACTTCATTATGCAACAGTGCTACTGAACCACCAAAAGTATGCCAAACCTCCCAGATAGCCTCCCATTCaggtttttttgctgtttcaaaTGCATTTGAGTGTCACTTAAGTGTGACATCACCAATCTAGGGTATTGTAATATCTTTTATTAAGTTTGGGACACTCAGCGGTTTCATGAAATAGGACAGGGAAGGGTTATCACTTCTAAATTGAGTTAATTTCAAGGCGACAACACTTATGAAACTGAAAGGATGCAGCGTGGAGTGGCCGATAACAGGGCCTGACAAAGTTATTTCATGCCTTACCAAAAGTGAGTCCACAGTTGATCTCATACTTTTTACAATGAGAAGCCAAGATCAAGCAAAAATAGTGCTAGACTTGAAAAGGTGATAGCTAAAGAAAGTCTATAAAATGGGTTTCAGCAAGAGGTGACCTGTAATGCTGATCGGAGGGCTCTGCCCATAGCTTTCAGGATGTGGTTGTGCTCATTAGATAGTTAAATGCTCAGTGGCTAGTATTTAGTAAAATTCTAAAGCACACTGGAGCACAGAGTCTAAAATCATGGTGATCTTGTCTTCCTGGGCAGATCCACTGTTGGCAGTATTGTGGATAAACTACTGATGCAGGAGTAGAAAGAATCATTTTAATAAGAGGAAATAAATGCTTGAATGACTATGTCCAGATCAGCAGAGGATAGCAGTAATTTGATttagtaaaaaagaaaaaaaaaatctcagctgTAGAAAATATGACTGCATGTTCCTTTTGACCTGCCTGTCCAAGGTTTAATTGGAATCAAAGACCAGTTGTAGTTTATTAACCTACTTAAAGACAGGATTTCAGGTTTCAGACTCAGTGCGCTTCATTGCAGATTGTACCTGGAGAATCaggggggacaaaaaaaaaacacgattttGAATTTCTATGGAGTCCATAAAAATCACATTAGTAGAGAATTTAGAACCAGTATCCCCCCCAGCATTGTGCGTTTTGTGGCTTAATATCAAGCTGTTtattacaaagacaaaatagTATCAATATTATTATGGCATTGCTCCACCAATCCCCACAATTAATATCTTTATATGAGAATCTCAAAGTTTTGCTAAATGATAGGAAGGTTGGGAATTTAGCTTTGCTTAGATATCAGTAAATTGACACCTCTGCTCTAGTGTAGTGGGTGAGATTTAAAGCCGTACATGTAGAGGGACAGAAATGTTGAAGCCTCTTTTGATAATAGAAATTTAGAGAAATCTATGGTCAGTGGAACATCACACCACTTGTCTGATATGATTTTCTTCCAAAGTAGAGACAGATGATGATTTGCAATCATGCTTTTTCTAACTGTTATCTTTCAGCTTCAAGACTGCATTCGAGCCACACTGAGCGACTGGTTTTCCACAACACGGCTACCTTCCGAGACGGTGAGACATCCGCAGTTTTCCGAATGCTGAAAGCACAACAGCATTTGCATACACTGAGCGTAAATGTCCGGTCCATAGAGTGTGGATGAGTTGCACAATAACTCGCTACTACACCGTCAAGCAGAAGGATTCCAGtgcctggaaaaacaaaataactgtaGTGACTAACATCAAAGGATACGCCTATGCCCACTGAAAAGGAGCTGTCATAGTGAATGTTCATGCAGGGTTGGCTGCCAAAGGCACTGTTCCAAATGTGCGTTTGTCTGCTGGGGCAGCGGGGGTCATGGGGGGGGCACCGAAACTTTGTTCTTCGTTCCATTCATTAAGTAGCCACATCACTTTAATACGATTTTAAAAAGGTGGTGGAAGTCAcctatgttgttttttttttcttaccaaaGTAATATGCTGGAAATGTTTAGTAAACGGTTCTCCACAAGTACAGTTTCTGTTGCAATACGTAGTAAACCAACAGTCCCACTGAACACAGCCCTACTTTACTCTGGCCATGCCTGTTTTGCTAGGGTCAGCTAAACTGCTTCAGCTTGTATCACCATGCCCATTGGTTTTAATCTGGAATGGGGGAGGTGTtggagagagaagatgaaggggtcataaatgcacacaaacgCGAAACTTACTAGACACAGTCCTTGGACTGAAGTCTTTGGATTGTGATGTTTGAGTTGTGTTCtggaggggtttttttttttttttggatgcatTTGTTGCGCTTTTACTGACAAAGTTGCACTTGCTGGATGCAACGTGTTGGGGTTTGAAGAGTGCTGTGCAGTATGTCAAGCCAGAGTTAAGAGCTCAGCCTAAATCAACCTCCATGTCCTGTTGTGCTAGTTATGACTTATGTGGCGCCTTTGAATGGagttcttgtcttgtcttgtcttttcctGCAGGACCTGCCAGATACTCTGGACTGCTCCATTCCTCAGCCAACAGATGCTATCACACCTGAAGAAAGGGAAGAGCTGAAGGTTTCTGGTTAGTGTTTGTTACCTGTCCTGCAAGAAAAGTGGATTCATAAATGAACACATTATGTATACAATTAGAGGCTACATACtagaagaaaaatgaatttagAAATTAACACAGCATCATGAAAATCCCATGCAGAAAATAAGGTTTAGGTTCTTGCTGTAGTGCCTCAAGGTGAAAATGCTAAAATTGACAATGGATTGATGTTTGaactttatgtatttattcatccGCTCTTCCATCACATTGGATTTTGACTTTGGGAAACTTTAGGAAATTATGCTTCTTATTTCTGCATTTCTAGCACACATGAAGTTATacattgttttgtctgttcATGGAGGAGCCACCTGTTTACAGTTGCCTTGTTTTACAGTCAAGCTGTTCCTGTGCGAGTCTGATCAGTCTTCTATCAGAGACGCAGTGGAGATGGGTGAGCTTTTCATCTCTTAAGACTACCACTACATTTTAGTGGCTGACTAAATGCAACTCCCAACTGATGTGAGCCTTTTTGATTACCCTCAGAAACGGTCTGTATGATGTAATGCATTTCTACAAGCTCTCAAAGCAAAAGTGAGCTTTACTCAGGAAAATTCCATCCTTATCTCTCATCCCCAGCCTGCCAGACATTGGCGGTGTCCCAGCTAGACTCTGTGATCATAGCGCCACCTGGGCTTCTGGAGGGTGACAGCCAAACTCTAACCCACCTTCAGCCAGCGTGGGAGGAGTTGGAGGCTCTGGTCAGGAGCCAGCGGATTGCAGCAATTGGCACCTCTGACCTGGACAAAGACCTTCTGGAGCAGCTGTACAACTGGGCTCAGGTGAGTGGGAGGCTTGCTTATGCATGTGTTTTATAGTTGTCATCATTTAGTTCCACAGAAATATGATTATAACATGATGTTTATTGGTTAGACAGAGCATGAGTATATTTTCCTGGGATAAAATTTGGCCATTGAACCTCTGATTAAGGTCATCTGAGAGTCATGTCCTATGTTGAAGCAAATGCAGCCTGTCATTGAGCGCCCTCCCTCCCTTGGTGCAGGTGAAGCCCAGCAGTAACCAGGTGAACCTGGCCTCCTGCTGCGTGATGCCTCCTGACCTCACAGCCTTTGCCAAGGAGTTTGACATccagctgctcacacacaatGATCCCAAAGGTGAAAACCCATTTCAATTTTTCTGTCAAACTCggcaggtttatttattcaattataTTATAAAACCAGATGTACAGCTCTTTTTGTTTACGGTAAATCAAGAAATAGATGTTTTAGATCTCAAAAGCTTTCACAGAAAGAGCACGGGTTGACCATGTGCTCTTAATACCTCCaggcaaaagacaaaatgaagcattcagtccaaatgtgtttgtgtgtattcattGTGTCGGCTTGTATGCGATAGCTTCCTGTGGAATGCGTCTCTGTGTGAGTTGTAATCCGATCGTCGTCGGCCGATCATGTTTCTGTCCCCAGAGCTGATGTCTGCGGCCACGTTCCAGGAGGCAGTCCAGGAGAGCACGCAGGACCTGAACGTGGCTGACTGGAGGCTGCAGTGGGTGCTGCGCTACTCCATCATTGTCAAGAGCAGGGGCATCATCAAGGCTAAGGGCTACCATGTCAGCGCCAGGAAAGCTATCCCTTAGCACAGCCCACGGCAGAAGGAAGACACAGGGATGAAgccattttcctcctttttcattcacacacacacaacatgcaaagTAATAATAGCTTTGAATAATGGATGACACTAATCAACGTAGGTCGTAGAAGCCATTGTTTTATAAATGGAATCGCTGAAGGATGAGCATGCATCTCGGTCATCTGTGATTTCCCGGTGTACTTTAAATGGGTGTAGGTAATCATTACCATCCTCTCTCTGACATGAGGAAATGAGAAATTCTGATGCAAGGTCCAGCCCGGTGGTGGTTTTGAGAGAATGACGTAGGccaaggacagagacagaatcaAATCTCCCTTTATGTACTGTGTTTCTCAGATGTAGCTCTCATCGTGACCAACGCATTCACAGTCCGACCGCTCGCCACCACAGTGGAGGATTTGTTTTAATGACGGAGATCTACTTAGCTAAACATGTGTCCAGTGTGGTTTCTTAACCATGTCCCCATGTGAAgtgcctcttcctctgctcttcctcccaTGCCCACATTCACTCTGTTTCAGCTGTGTCCGTGTAAATCAAGCTTTAACTATGGAGTCTGAATGATGAGATTGTACGGATTGGTACCACAGAAAGAAAAGGTCGAgatttatcattttatattttggtaCTCAAGAATTATTCCAAAACTTGTGAAagggaaaacagaaataaacttaGTGTGAAAATCCTCCCAGCAATAGACActataaaattgttttttttttcctggtgcctcacaaaaaatctgcttttactTTTACAGGTTAGATTTTACTTACACAATATGAATATCATTTGCATTCCTCAGTGGAGAGAAAATGCCCTCATTCTTGTAAAAGGAGAGATGTTCGTTTTATGATCCTGATTTAAATAGActtcactgtttaaaaaaaaaaaaaaaaaacatacaaatgtttgtgaatttatgtaatttttttcatgctttttttgtgTAACCACTTTCACAGGCTTGACCCAATGAAATGTATGCCCCCTCATGCTCCTGAGATTAATTTGAGGGCGTCCAGCAATATTTTGAGATTGATATTCCTAGCAGGCTGACGTCCTTTACTTGCATGTTATAGCACTGGAAAATGTGAAAGCTGGCTAactcctgatgaagtgcttgaATACAGTTTCTTATTTAAGAGTCGTGGCTATATCTCCAGACAGGGTCCAGTAAACCTCATAAAGACGAGTTCTTTCTTGTactgtaaaaataatatatttaatgttgacatatatctgtatatcatgaattggctttattaaaatgttgaaacaaacactgtcagctctgtgtaatgtaatgtaatgtgtaaaaaaaaaaaaaaaaaaaaaaaaaaaaaaaaaaaaaggttaatagTGTAATCATGGCCATGTGTGAAGGGTAGCATGCTTGTCTGATAGTGCAGTTTCCACGTGGCTGCTGCTCATATgtgattttaattaaaatagtCCAAACCTGAAGTGGTAATGTAATTTGCTACTTAAGTTTAGAAGCCTGTTATTTTTGTCAGATAATTATTTGCCCCGACATATGATAAACAGTTATTATAAACATCATTTTCAGcctgttaaaaatgaaatacagtatgCGGGATGCGCTTGCCGCTCTGCAATCGTCTATTTGGCCTCTCCCTTTTTCCTGCATCGTTTGGTCGAGTCTGGTTTGTGGCTTCACaccggaagtgagcgagagcgAGCAGCATGCAAGATGGTGGCCACCAGGAGAGGAGTACGCGTGTACTCCCCGAGTAAAACAAACTCCGATCAGGCCTCTGCTGTCCAGGTAAACACGGCAATGTCATGTTCTTCTGCGTCAAATACGCACTGTTTAAGTAACCCGGCGCCTGGCGATGAAATGAGCCGGTCACTTGTCTGTTTATTCTGCCAGTTTACATGGTCACACTCACGTGGGAGTCCATCCAGAGCTGTGCTGTGATAGTTTGTAAACAGTTTGGTGTGTTGATACCTCGACACCTAAATGTCCAAACAGCGTGTTGACTAGATGCAGGGCGGCACTGTCCTCTGGCTCAGACTGCCTGCTCTTACTGCTCATGTTGCTGACAGCAAGTTCATCACTGAGCAGGCAGGAGCAGCGGCTGAAGGGCTGATTCCAGATCAGGGCCTTAAACTGATGAACCTCATACATCTGAGCAGCGTCACATTGTTCCCTTACTACCAGTGCCAACAGGGTACGCTTTGAACTGTTGGGTGTGAATATTACAATGAACTGGACTCCCAAAATGTTATCCCACGTCACCTTATGATGAGCTTGTTGTTGAACTAGTGGCCTTATGACTGATCTTGTCTTACACCTCCCATTCAGGCCACCCCATCCACTGTTCGGAGAACCAGGAGGACTGCTAAGCAAGCGGAGAGTCCGAGCCGGCATGGCCAGGAAGAGGAGACCAGCAGCCAGCcggaggagagcgagggagcACCTCCAGTGTCTCCCCAGAGCCAAGCCTCAGTGAAAAGATGTACCAGGGCTTCCAGACTCCACAGTCCGGAGCCGCCCTCCACCCCTGTGGGCTCCACCCACGAGGCTGACGTGTCCGACCTGGAGTCCTGCTGCTCCGCCGTGTCTGACATCGAAATGCCGGTCACACGCACCCGCGGCAGGAGGAGACAGCCCGGTTTAGTGACTCGGGAAGAGGATGAGGTATCTGAGGTAGAGTCTTGTTCTTCAGCGGTATCCACCTCGAAAGCAGGGCAGAGCACTCGCCGCAGCACCAGGAAAACGAAGACACTCCCGGAGAGTTCGGCCGGCGCAGCGGCCGAGGTCGAGTCTTGCAGTTCTGTGATGTCAGACTCCCAAAGAGTCACCAGGAGTCAAAGGAGAAGTGTTCGCACCAGGGCGTCAGCAAAAACGCGAACGGAAGACTCGGAGCTCTCAGACGCCGACAGCTGCATGTCCGGCGTGTCCGCTGCTGAGGTGTCCGTGTCCTCCACCAGCAGAGCCGCTCGGTCTCGGAGGCGACCACAGCCCATCCCCATGCACCTGGACGAGGCCTCGGAGGGCTCTCAGTCGCCTGACCCAGGCGGTCGAAGAACCAGAGCTGCAAGAGGGAAGGCGGCAGCTACTGTTGTTGTCAGCGAGCCCCAGTCCTGTGATTCTGAGGG contains the following coding sequences:
- the ccl25b gene encoding C-C motif chemokine 25b codes for the protein MKFQILFFLLLLACMYLSLAQGSYGNCCLGHAKGIKKSVRKNVESYRMQETDGDCNLRAVVFLVKRRPGLAKQFTICANPDFSWVQSLMTEVDNRRSL
- the gclm gene encoding glutamate--cysteine ligase regulatory subunit, which translates into the protein MDTQNSNVNATAKTLLNHAKTLRLHTGNLVNRSRLKKKCPSSPSEELQDCIRATLSDWFSTTRLPSETDLPDTLDCSIPQPTDAITPEEREELKVSVKLFLCESDQSSIRDAVEMACQTLAVSQLDSVIIAPPGLLEGDSQTLTHLQPAWEELEALVRSQRIAAIGTSDLDKDLLEQLYNWAQVKPSSNQVNLASCCVMPPDLTAFAKEFDIQLLTHNDPKELMSAATFQEAVQESTQDLNVADWRLQWVLRYSIIVKSRGIIKAKGYHVSARKAIP